A single genomic interval of Candidatus Poribacteria bacterium harbors:
- the ureA gene encoding urease subunit gamma yields MNLTPREQEKLLIYVAAQLAKDRRARGLTLNYPEAVAIITAEILEGIRDGKSVAELMQYGTTLLSRDDVMEGVPEMLHEVQVEGTFPDGTKLVTVHNPIR; encoded by the coding sequence GTGAACCTGACACCACGTGAACAGGAGAAATTGTTGATTTATGTCGCTGCACAGCTTGCCAAGGATAGGCGGGCACGTGGCTTAACGCTTAACTATCCTGAAGCGGTTGCTATTATCACCGCCGAAATCTTGGAAGGTATCCGTGACGGGAAATCGGTTGCGGAATTGATGCAGTACGGCACAACACTGTTGAGCCGCGATGATGTGATGGAAGGCGTTCCAGAAATGCTGCATGAGGTGCAGGTCGAAGGCACGTTCCCTGATGGCACGAAGCTTGTTACTGTTCACAATCCGATCCGGTAG
- a CDS encoding PKD domain-containing protein yields the protein MRMIVVLWALLFAIIGCGDESPGGDNNPPVVDHLIVPEEVNPGDSVELQVVAHDGDGDVLTYVWDVEKGKLDSERGQTVKWTVPSDLKAATVTVSVNDGVNEPVIEIKRVPIRLENSAPVIQEIVVSDRVHAVSSVELQAVVEDADGDTLTYSWDVPKGLLDSEEISTPTWTAPIELGIVNIRLTVADRINEPVTKSASVLIIHGLIVAGEEAAGIRLGDDFDRVKAIYGKPSRREDARFEYWDPDFGLSGVLDGINRVEVLLLSRPNKAKTAGEVGIGSTQKRVEEEFGGAEEIEKDRGTHWYWKRGIAFTYDADARVMLLFVFVPIGAAPAGFDDGLPPEQVLEHRAALERYYSTSRFERQ from the coding sequence ATGAGAATGATTGTTGTACTGTGGGCACTCTTATTTGCCATTATTGGCTGCGGTGATGAAAGTCCCGGTGGTGACAATAATCCACCTGTTGTTGATCATCTAATTGTTCCGGAGGAGGTTAACCCGGGCGACAGCGTTGAATTGCAAGTGGTCGCGCATGACGGGGATGGCGATGTGCTGACCTATGTCTGGGACGTGGAAAAGGGGAAGTTGGATTCAGAGAGGGGGCAGACTGTGAAATGGACGGTCCCTTCAGATTTAAAAGCGGCGACGGTTACCGTTTCTGTGAATGACGGTGTGAACGAACCCGTTATTGAGATAAAAAGGGTTCCGATTCGTCTCGAAAACAGTGCGCCTGTCATCCAGGAGATTGTCGTTTCAGACCGGGTTCATGCGGTCAGCAGTGTAGAACTTCAAGCGGTGGTTGAGGATGCGGACGGGGATACGTTGACTTATAGCTGGGACGTGCCGAAGGGGCTGCTCGATTCAGAGGAGATCTCTACGCCGACATGGACTGCCCCTATTGAACTGGGTATAGTGAATATACGGCTGACGGTGGCTGATAGGATAAACGAACCGGTTACCAAATCCGCATCGGTTCTCATCATTCATGGGCTGATTGTGGCAGGGGAAGAAGCGGCTGGCATCAGGTTAGGCGATGATTTTGATAGAGTTAAAGCTATTTACGGCAAACCGAGTAGACGTGAAGATGCAAGGTTTGAATATTGGGACCCAGACTTCGGGTTATCTGGTGTTCTTGATGGCATCAATCGCGTTGAGGTTCTATTGTTAAGCAGACCCAATAAAGCCAAAACGGCAGGTGAGGTTGGTATTGGAAGTACCCAGAAGCGTGTGGAGGAAGAATTTGGGGGTGCTGAGGAGATTGAAAAAGACCGAGGGACACATTGGTATTGGAAGCGGGGTATTGCATTTACTTATGATGCTGATGCTAGAGTCATGCTCCTTTTTGTCTTTGTGCCGATTGGTGCGGCCCCTGCAGGATTCGATGATGGGCTACCACCTGAACAGGTGCTGGAACATAGAGCTGCCTTGGAGAGGTATTACTCCACGAGTAGATTTGAGAGACAGTAG
- the urtD gene encoding urea ABC transporter ATP-binding protein UrtD has protein sequence MNQAQRIAEYKEYSPRDSRFTEERYLLFLEDITAVFDGFKALDIEALGIEYNELRVIIGPNGAGKTTLCDVVSGKTRPTTGSVFYDGADITQQTEAEIALRGIGRKFQTPTVFDSLTTYENMELALPGHFRLWSNLFGSTTKAQRERIMEILERVGLADELHREAKYLSHGQRQWLAISTLILLDPKLLLVDEPAAGLTDAETALTAELLLELKEDHTLIVIEHDMDFVRQLDSFVTVLNEGVIMAEGMMREVQQNEEVIEAYLGR, from the coding sequence ATGAACCAAGCCCAACGGATTGCTGAATACAAAGAATATAGCCCACGCGACAGTCGATTTACCGAGGAGCGGTATCTGCTCTTTTTGGAGGATATTACCGCTGTTTTTGATGGTTTCAAGGCGTTGGACATTGAGGCGTTGGGAATTGAATATAACGAACTCCGTGTAATTATTGGTCCTAATGGCGCGGGCAAAACGACGCTCTGCGATGTTGTGAGCGGCAAAACTCGACCGACGACCGGATCTGTCTTTTATGATGGTGCCGATATTACTCAACAGACAGAAGCGGAAATTGCGCTTCGGGGAATTGGCAGGAAATTTCAGACGCCCACCGTTTTTGATAGCCTCACAACCTATGAGAATATGGAACTTGCACTGCCCGGCCACTTCCGCCTGTGGTCGAACCTGTTTGGTTCCACGACGAAAGCCCAGCGTGAGCGGATTATGGAGATTCTGGAGCGGGTTGGGCTTGCCGATGAACTACACCGCGAAGCCAAGTACCTGAGCCACGGTCAACGCCAGTGGCTAGCGATTAGTACGCTTATCCTCTTGGATCCCAAGCTACTCCTTGTTGATGAACCTGCCGCGGGTTTGACAGATGCGGAGACGGCGTTGACCGCTGAACTTCTCTTGGAATTGAAGGAGGATCACACGCTTATCGTTATCGAACACGATATGGATTTTGTGCGTCAACTCGATTCGTTCGTGACCGTGCTGAATGAAGGGGTTATCATGGCAGAGGGAATGATGCGCGAAGTTCAACAGAACGAGGAGGTTATCGAAGCGTATCTAGGTCGATAG
- the urtC gene encoding urea ABC transporter permease subunit UrtC, producing the protein MFRKAAVTETGDQAPSEASLEAVETDEQKLSQDGKVEAERGLVNGQLSIFLRRYVPWGLFFIGLVVIPALYYMGLITLGTVNMLGRYMAFAIVAVGLDLIWGYTGILSLCQAFFFALGGYAMGIYLAHHGGPEGIIDANNWKIPACLYVVYPYKVGEAPGDALVPWFWKPFYTLPVTVILGLLIPGIVALAIGYFGFKSRVRGVYFAILTQAITVAGWLVFCMNNMKLCGTNGLTRFDRIAGFKLTNPHVKVSLYIVTLLALIGVYALCKQVVKSRLGRVLIAIRDDETTLRFSGYKPYIYKLFAFSLAGMIAGLGGILYAPQMGIFTPTNMEAGASILVVIWVAVGGRGALSGAILGTLAVNLLYNFFTSEKNLLLFTWRAEYWQFILGGLFVGVVLLFPGGLIDLWHRLVGKTK; encoded by the coding sequence ATGTTTAGAAAAGCTGCGGTTACGGAGACGGGCGATCAGGCTCCTAGCGAAGCAAGTCTCGAAGCTGTTGAGACCGATGAACAGAAGTTGTCGCAGGATGGAAAGGTTGAAGCGGAGAGAGGTCTGGTCAACGGTCAATTATCAATTTTTCTCCGTCGCTATGTACCGTGGGGGCTGTTTTTCATTGGATTGGTCGTCATCCCTGCCTTGTACTACATGGGGCTGATTACCCTCGGAACGGTAAATATGCTCGGTCGGTACATGGCGTTTGCGATTGTCGCGGTGGGGCTTGATCTTATCTGGGGCTATACCGGTATCTTGAGCCTGTGCCAAGCGTTCTTTTTCGCGCTAGGTGGGTACGCGATGGGGATATACTTGGCGCACCATGGCGGGCCGGAGGGGATTATAGATGCCAATAACTGGAAGATCCCTGCCTGCCTGTATGTGGTTTACCCGTACAAGGTCGGTGAAGCACCGGGAGATGCTCTCGTTCCGTGGTTCTGGAAGCCGTTCTATACACTGCCGGTTACAGTGATTTTGGGATTACTGATTCCGGGTATAGTCGCTTTGGCGATTGGCTATTTCGGCTTTAAGAGTCGAGTTCGTGGCGTCTACTTTGCCATCCTAACGCAGGCGATTACAGTTGCCGGGTGGCTGGTGTTCTGCATGAATAACATGAAGCTGTGTGGTACAAATGGCTTGACACGCTTTGACCGAATTGCGGGGTTTAAGCTGACAAATCCTCATGTCAAGGTGAGCCTGTATATCGTCACGCTTCTGGCACTTATTGGTGTTTACGCATTGTGCAAACAGGTGGTCAAATCTCGTCTGGGGCGTGTCCTCATCGCCATCCGAGATGACGAAACCACCTTGCGATTTTCAGGCTATAAGCCGTACATCTATAAACTCTTCGCTTTTAGCCTTGCTGGGATGATCGCGGGGCTTGGCGGTATACTCTACGCGCCGCAGATGGGTATTTTTACACCGACGAACATGGAAGCAGGTGCCTCTATCTTGGTGGTCATCTGGGTCGCGGTTGGCGGACGGGGTGCGCTGTCCGGGGCGATTCTGGGTACATTGGCGGTGAATCTACTCTATAACTTCTTTACGTCTGAAAAGAACCTACTGCTGTTCACTTGGCGGGCAGAGTATTGGCAGTTTATTTTGGGGGGGCTGTTCGTTGGAGTGGTACTGCTGTTCCCCGGCGGATTAATTGATTTATGGCATCGCTTGGTGGGTAAGACGAAATGA
- the urtE gene encoding urea ABC transporter ATP-binding subunit UrtE, with the protein MLTVSNLSFSYGEVQVLRGVDVHVPAETIVSMMGRNGVGKTTLMNNIVGLLKPSSGSIQIEGQELVGVAAHRRIRAGLAYVPQGRMIFPKLTVEENLRVGLSARADKQTQIPNEIYELFPILKEMGSRMGGDLSGGQQQQLAIGRALVTDPKVLILDEPTEGIQPNIIQQIGTVLRQLVENKRMTILIVEQYLDFVREFCQQFYIMNRGEIVADGETSALNENMIREYLSV; encoded by the coding sequence ATGCTGACAGTTTCAAATCTTTCATTTTCATACGGGGAAGTCCAAGTACTGCGTGGGGTTGACGTTCATGTGCCTGCTGAGACTATAGTCTCTATGATGGGTCGCAATGGAGTGGGCAAAACGACGCTAATGAACAATATCGTCGGATTGCTCAAACCGTCGTCCGGTTCGATTCAGATCGAGGGACAGGAGCTTGTAGGGGTTGCAGCACATCGTCGGATTCGTGCGGGGTTAGCTTACGTGCCGCAGGGACGGATGATCTTTCCGAAGTTGACCGTTGAGGAGAATTTAAGGGTTGGACTCTCGGCACGGGCAGATAAACAGACGCAAATCCCGAATGAGATATACGAACTCTTCCCGATTCTCAAAGAGATGGGGAGTCGTATGGGTGGCGATCTCTCCGGTGGACAACAACAGCAGCTCGCTATCGGACGCGCTCTTGTCACGGATCCGAAGGTTCTGATTCTCGACGAACCGACCGAAGGGATTCAACCGAATATCATACAACAGATCGGGACGGTGCTGCGCCAATTAGTTGAGAACAAGCGGATGACAATCCTCATCGTTGAGCAGTATCTCGATTTTGTTCGGGAGTTCTGCCAGCAGTTTTACATTATGAACCGTGGTGAAATTGTCGCAGATGGCGAGACCAGCGCGCTCAACGAGAACATGATCCGGGAGTACCTTAGCGTTTAG
- a CDS encoding HIT family protein produces MNCPFCPPRVNDECVRLENELSLFIDLKHPVLQGSGIIVPRAHRRSAFDLTAEEFASTFSLLTEVKALIDAEYNPQGYNLGWNCGAIAGQTVFHAHLHVIPRYESEPYAGRGIRYWLKQESNRRRT; encoded by the coding sequence ATGAATTGTCCATTTTGTCCGCCAAGAGTCAACGATGAATGTGTTCGACTTGAGAATGAGTTGAGTCTTTTCATCGATCTAAAACACCCGGTACTGCAAGGATCGGGAATCATCGTGCCAAGAGCTCATCGTCGATCAGCGTTTGATCTTACCGCAGAAGAATTTGCCTCCACATTCTCACTCCTTACTGAAGTCAAAGCGTTGATTGATGCCGAATACAATCCGCAGGGCTACAATTTGGGTTGGAATTGCGGCGCGATAGCTGGACAAACAGTATTCCATGCCCATTTGCATGTCATTCCGCGTTATGAGTCAGAGCCTTATGCAGGCAGGGGGATTCGTTACTGGCTGAAGCAGGAATCTAATCGGCGTCGTACCTAA
- the ureB gene encoding urease subunit beta, which translates to MIPGEYILAEESITANNGRKTVELTVANTGDRPIQVGSHFHFYEVNAALEFDREKAFGMRLNIPSGVAVRFEPGDEKTVMLTELKGKRLVHGLNNRTNGPLDKD; encoded by the coding sequence ATGATTCCCGGAGAATACATACTTGCGGAAGAGAGTATCACCGCTAACAATGGGCGTAAGACTGTCGAGTTGACCGTCGCGAACACGGGCGACAGACCGATACAGGTCGGCTCGCACTTCCATTTTTATGAGGTGAACGCCGCGCTCGAATTTGATCGGGAGAAGGCGTTTGGTATGCGGTTGAATATCCCGTCCGGTGTCGCTGTCCGCTTTGAGCCGGGGGACGAAAAAACGGTGATGCTCACAGAGTTAAAGGGCAAACGGCTGGTGCACGGATTGAACAATCGAACCAATGGACCGCTCGATAAAGACTGA
- a CDS encoding urease accessory protein UreD: MSRIDSSAGRHGELRLAFAQQNDRTVMAESFFRVPLQVMKPRYDASGCACVYLLSPTGGIVQGDDYQIQVKLAANTHATLTTQASTKVYAMPGQGATQSMWGRVGQDAIFEYLPDSTILFRDANFSQSLSLFLERGAKVALQEIVMPGRLARGEKLAFTRYQSRIEVSDSQGLLLYDSCRLQRKCLLYLSVPGVLGEYACWGSWYLVGDFEMPWWETLCDFAEPFLNQPPDSIGGLSQLQRGGVGIRMLAHNAETIQSAFQTVWNWLKTEHLGLETVDLRKY, encoded by the coding sequence ATGTCACGTATTGACTCTAGCGCCGGGCGTCACGGCGAACTCAGACTTGCTTTTGCACAGCAGAATGATCGAACCGTGATGGCAGAGAGTTTCTTTCGGGTCCCGCTGCAGGTCATGAAACCGCGTTATGATGCGTCGGGTTGTGCTTGTGTGTACCTTTTGAGTCCGACGGGGGGCATAGTTCAGGGAGATGATTACCAGATTCAGGTAAAACTTGCGGCTAATACTCACGCCACGCTGACGACACAAGCATCGACAAAAGTTTACGCTATGCCCGGTCAGGGTGCGACGCAATCAATGTGGGGTCGGGTCGGCCAAGATGCAATTTTTGAATACCTGCCCGATTCCACGATCCTGTTCCGTGATGCGAATTTTAGTCAAAGTCTCTCCCTCTTTTTGGAGCGCGGAGCAAAGGTCGCCTTGCAGGAGATTGTCATGCCGGGGCGATTGGCACGGGGCGAAAAATTAGCATTTACGCGATACCAGAGTCGCATTGAGGTGTCGGATTCACAGGGTTTGTTGCTGTACGACAGCTGCCGGCTCCAACGGAAGTGCCTGCTTTACCTCAGTGTGCCCGGTGTGTTGGGGGAGTATGCGTGCTGGGGGAGTTGGTATCTGGTCGGCGATTTTGAGATGCCCTGGTGGGAAACGCTCTGTGACTTTGCCGAGCCGTTTCTCAATCAACCGCCAGACTCGATTGGCGGATTATCTCAACTACAACGGGGTGGTGTTGGTATCCGGATGCTCGCTCACAACGCGGAAACGATTCAATCCGCTTTTCAAACGGTATGGAATTGGTTGAAAACAGAGCACTTGGGACTCGAAACAGTTGATTTGCGAAAGTATTAG
- the urtB gene encoding urea ABC transporter permease subunit UrtB, which produces MNPPYSPMPRIYVIISLIILQIIGILYTCRAEVDDAFIRSEVHKLAGEDAAARKAAIMALAQSGDLRVEAILESYKLSELYIWNGEVVLCKETVEDEDFNEFCLLSDVLTSEPVLDVDGKQAQIALEELEDIAPSRAERKLANSAKFLVRLSSPDPETRLSGVKKCGDPPGLIEAVPQLEGMAQNDPVKKIRYIARESLLLIRLSRTSLEPDPDAHLEIVRELGSMKSLRGLPRLQEMFDELMVKVEALPDFEEGKDIEDLEPADEEALGIYKYAIAYKYAINQIDNYQGFVGGVGNIFRGLSLGSVLILMALGLAITFGLMGVINMAHGELMMVGAYATFEMQRLFGHTPDNPSDWYYVVALPVSFLAAAFVGYLIEVSVVRHLYRRPLESLLATWGIGLILIQLVRIRYGDNIGVNAPTWARGGLEVVQDLIVPYSRCFIILLCGLCVLLIYYLMNYTKLGLRMRATMQNRNMANSMGVNTQRVDRYTFAFGSGIAGVAGYAWTLIGGVTPDMGQNNFIIDSFLVVVTGGVGELIGVICAGLGIGVLMKVIEPLGIGPMVVGAIWAKILLLIIIVGFIQFKPAGLFAPKGRLSDV; this is translated from the coding sequence ATGAACCCTCCCTATAGTCCCATGCCGAGAATCTACGTAATCATTTCTCTCATTATTTTGCAAATAATTGGTATTTTATATACCTGCCGCGCCGAAGTAGACGACGCATTTATCCGATCTGAAGTCCACAAACTTGCCGGTGAAGATGCTGCGGCACGCAAAGCTGCTATCATGGCGTTGGCACAGTCCGGGGACCTGCGCGTGGAAGCGATCCTTGAGTCGTATAAATTAAGTGAACTCTACATCTGGAATGGAGAAGTGGTGCTCTGCAAAGAAACCGTTGAGGATGAGGATTTCAATGAATTTTGCCTCCTTTCAGACGTACTGACTAGCGAGCCAGTTCTGGACGTGGACGGGAAACAGGCTCAAATCGCGTTGGAGGAGTTAGAAGATATCGCGCCATCGAGGGCTGAACGCAAGCTCGCAAACAGCGCGAAGTTTCTTGTTAGGCTTTCATCACCGGATCCTGAGACTCGGCTGTCAGGCGTTAAAAAGTGTGGTGACCCACCGGGGCTTATTGAGGCTGTTCCTCAACTTGAGGGGATGGCACAAAACGACCCGGTTAAGAAAATTCGGTATATCGCTAGGGAAAGTCTACTGCTTATTCGCCTGAGTCGGACCTCTCTGGAGCCGGATCCGGACGCCCATCTTGAAATTGTTCGCGAGTTGGGGAGCATGAAAAGCCTGCGAGGACTTCCCCGGTTGCAGGAAATGTTTGATGAACTGATGGTAAAGGTCGAAGCCTTGCCGGACTTTGAGGAAGGAAAAGATATTGAAGACCTTGAACCAGCTGATGAAGAAGCGCTGGGCATTTATAAATATGCAATTGCGTATAAATACGCCATTAACCAGATTGACAATTATCAAGGTTTTGTCGGAGGTGTCGGCAATATATTCCGCGGGCTTTCGCTCGGATCCGTGCTCATCTTGATGGCGTTGGGTCTTGCGATTACTTTCGGTCTGATGGGCGTCATCAATATGGCTCACGGTGAACTGATGATGGTCGGCGCTTATGCCACCTTTGAGATGCAAAGGTTGTTCGGTCATACGCCCGACAATCCATCTGACTGGTATTATGTCGTGGCGCTGCCCGTGTCGTTTCTGGCGGCGGCTTTTGTTGGTTACCTCATTGAGGTTTCAGTTGTCCGCCACCTGTATCGACGTCCTTTAGAGTCACTGTTGGCGACGTGGGGAATCGGGCTTATCCTGATTCAACTGGTACGCATTCGCTACGGCGATAACATCGGTGTGAACGCACCGACCTGGGCCCGTGGTGGGCTTGAAGTTGTACAGGATCTCATCGTGCCCTACAGTCGCTGCTTCATTATCCTCCTGTGTGGGTTGTGTGTGCTGCTGATCTATTACTTGATGAACTACACCAAATTGGGCTTGCGGATGCGCGCAACCATGCAGAATCGGAATATGGCGAATAGCATGGGGGTGAACACACAGCGCGTTGACCGGTATACCTTCGCTTTTGGCTCCGGCATTGCTGGCGTGGCGGGATATGCGTGGACCCTCATCGGCGGAGTTACGCCTGATATGGGACAGAACAACTTTATTATTGATTCATTCTTGGTTGTTGTCACAGGTGGCGTGGGAGAGCTGATTGGCGTTATCTGTGCGGGATTAGGGATTGGTGTGCTGATGAAGGTGATTGAGCCGTTGGGGATTGGTCCCATGGTGGTGGGGGCAATATGGGCAAAAATCTTACTCCTGATCATTATTGTCGGGTTCATCCAGTTTAAGCCTGCGGGCTTGTTCGCACCGAAAGGCAGACTCAGTGATGTTTAG